From the Martelella mediterranea DSM 17316 genome, one window contains:
- the mdtN gene encoding multidrug transporter subunit MdtN, with translation MLSPKTAALALIPIVVIGATAFLGWKHMARMGADILSQDATLTAPITQISSTVPGRISEIHVAENDKVEKGQLLFEIEDESYRLLVVQAEGDLKAAEAMHETQKRNIDAEAANAEIALQQIERARVNLELAQETLDRLLPLQPKGYVTDQEVQDARTAKRDAEVSLEQALQQSKAADALVSSPEETLALIQSRQAALDIARRNLANTKIYAPHDGRVVGLTTSSGQFVASGAPLFTLVNTGEWYASALYREAELEKLPAGTCASVYVMADRSVEIKGVVQGIGWGVISGGAIDIPSALPYVPKELDWVRIAQRFPVRIKLIDPPENLMRIGASASTVVRHGEHC, from the coding sequence ATGCTGAGCCCAAAAACCGCCGCCCTCGCCCTCATCCCCATCGTCGTCATCGGCGCAACCGCCTTTCTCGGCTGGAAGCACATGGCGCGGATGGGCGCCGACATCCTGTCGCAGGACGCCACGCTGACCGCGCCGATCACCCAGATTTCCTCGACCGTTCCCGGCCGGATCTCGGAGATCCATGTCGCGGAGAACGACAAGGTCGAGAAGGGGCAGTTGCTGTTCGAGATCGAGGACGAATCCTACCGCCTCCTCGTGGTCCAGGCCGAAGGCGACCTGAAGGCAGCCGAGGCGATGCACGAGACCCAGAAACGCAATATCGACGCAGAGGCGGCGAATGCGGAGATCGCCCTGCAACAGATCGAGCGCGCCCGCGTCAACCTCGAACTGGCGCAGGAAACGCTCGATCGCCTGCTGCCGCTCCAGCCCAAGGGCTACGTCACCGATCAGGAAGTGCAGGACGCGCGCACGGCCAAGCGCGATGCCGAGGTATCGCTCGAACAGGCCCTGCAGCAGAGCAAGGCGGCCGATGCGCTGGTTTCCTCCCCGGAAGAAACGCTGGCCCTGATCCAGAGCCGGCAGGCGGCGCTCGACATCGCCCGGCGCAATCTCGCCAACACTAAGATCTACGCCCCGCATGACGGCCGGGTGGTCGGGCTGACGACTTCGAGCGGCCAGTTCGTGGCCTCCGGCGCGCCGCTGTTCACGCTGGTCAACACCGGCGAATGGTACGCTTCCGCGCTCTACCGGGAGGCCGAACTGGAAAAACTGCCGGCAGGCACCTGCGCCTCGGTCTATGTGATGGCCGACCGATCCGTCGAGATCAAGGGCGTGGTGCAGGGCATCGGCTGGGGCGTCATCTCCGGCGGCGCGATCGATATTCCGAGCGCCCTTCCCTATGTGCCGAAGGAACTCGACTGGGTCCGGATCGCGCAGCGCTTTCCGGTGCGCATCAAGCTTATCGATCCGCCGGAAAACCTGATGCGCATCGGCGCATCCGCCTCGACAGTGGTTCGCCATGGCGAGCACTGCTGA
- a CDS encoding YfaZ family outer membrane protein translates to MALTAEAADLSAAPPAPQPPAVMETSAEGWQFEITPYVWMTGMSGSVSPFRRAPTVHIDSSFSDILEELNIAGFANAWGTNGAFGFYADLMYVDTTANEASGPVAIPAYGITVPGIDVSVDSKLFSGALFGAVRLAETDDFRLDALGGVRFAHLTTEVTATIPSVPLGYSAKSEFGWVDPALGFRMAYDAGDRVSLVGQADVGGFSVGSDLTWQAMATVNYRITKATALSFGYRYMSIDYDDDGHVFDTVLQGPTVGLSFRF, encoded by the coding sequence ATGGCCCTGACCGCGGAGGCAGCCGACCTGTCGGCCGCGCCGCCCGCGCCGCAGCCGCCAGCCGTGATGGAGACGTCGGCCGAGGGCTGGCAGTTCGAGATCACGCCCTATGTCTGGATGACCGGGATGTCGGGCAGCGTATCGCCCTTCCGGCGGGCGCCCACCGTTCATATCGACAGCAGCTTCTCGGATATCCTCGAGGAACTGAATATCGCCGGTTTCGCCAATGCCTGGGGGACCAACGGCGCGTTCGGATTCTACGCTGACCTGATGTATGTCGACACCACCGCCAACGAGGCCTCCGGCCCGGTGGCGATCCCGGCTTACGGCATCACCGTGCCCGGTATAGACGTCAGCGTCGACAGCAAGCTGTTTTCCGGCGCGCTGTTCGGCGCTGTGCGGCTTGCCGAAACCGATGACTTCCGCCTCGATGCGCTTGGCGGCGTCCGCTTCGCGCATCTCACCACCGAGGTGACGGCCACAATTCCGTCGGTCCCGCTCGGCTACAGCGCGAAAAGCGAATTCGGCTGGGTCGATCCCGCCCTCGGGTTCCGGATGGCCTATGATGCCGGCGACCGCGTCAGCCTCGTCGGCCAGGCCGATGTCGGCGGCTTCTCGGTGGGCTCGGACCTGACCTGGCAGGCGATGGCCACGGTCAACTACCGGATCACGAAAGCGACCGCGCTCTCCTTCGGCTACAGATACATGTCCATCGACTACGATGATGACGGGCATGTCTTCGACACCGTCCTGCAAGGCCCGACCGTCGGGCTGAGCTTCCGGTTCTAG
- a CDS encoding YtcA family lipoprotein gives MIPFFGAYFPSWIACSLIGIFGAVIVRLVFIKIGLDDVMPVRVIVYLFLAIAIGLAASLILFGR, from the coding sequence GTGATTCCCTTCTTCGGCGCCTATTTCCCATCCTGGATCGCCTGTTCGCTGATCGGCATTTTCGGCGCTGTCATCGTCCGTCTGGTGTTCATCAAGATCGGGCTCGATGACGTGATGCCCGTGCGGGTGATCGTCTACCTGTTCCTGGCAATCGCCATCGGGCTTGCCGCCTCCCTCATCCTGTTCGGACGGTAG